The sequence below is a genomic window from Draconibacterium halophilum.
AATCGCTGGAAATAATATGCGATAGAATAAATGATGTTGGGGAAGTTACATGCACCGTTAACTCAACCAATTTGGAAATGAAATTAGACCCAAATATGGAACTAAACATGTATCGTATTTGTAATGAGCTAATAAATAACACACTCAAGCACGCTGGCGCATCAAAACTATACATCGACATTCAACAAGTTAAAAAGACAGTAATTATTTTGTATCGTGATAATGGGAAAGGATTTAATCCTGAGCTTATTTATACATCTGACGAAGAGAAAATGGGATTACGAAATATAATCAACAGAATGAAGTCGTTTGGTGGTAAATATGAGATTAATAGCGCAACGGGAAAGGGAGTGGAAATTATGCTGAGGTTCAATTTATAACGCACTATCATGGAAAAAACAACTATTACTATTGTTGACGACCATAAAATTTTCAGAGATGGGTTGATACTACTATTACGCAATTTCGACTTCGTATCAGTTGTAGGACAGGCAGCAAATGGTCAGGAATTTTTGGGACTTATTGAAAATGAAGCACCAGACATAGTTTTTATGGATATTAATATGCCAAAAATGAACGGTATTGAAGCAACCAAACAAGCACTGCAAAAGTATCCTGATATAAAAGTAATTGCATTGACTTCTTTTGCCGATGATGAATACATTGAGCAAATGATATCAGCCGGAGTAGAAGGTTACATGCTAAAACGCTCGAACATTGAAGATTTTGAAAAAGCCATAAAAAAAGTTGCTGATGGAGGAAGCTATTTCTCCTCGGAAATCATAAAAGTAATCTCTCGCAATTTATACAAAGACAAAGAACGAAAGTTGGGCGAACAGCTATTATCCAATCTCACTTCGCGCGAAAAAGAAATCTTAAATCTAATTTGCAAAGGACTTAACAATGAGCAAATTGCAGAATTAATAAATTTGAGCCCTAAAACAGTAGAGAAACATAAAAGTAACCTCTTCCAAAAAACAGCGACTTTCAACACGGTTAACCTGGTTATTTATGCTTTCAAAAACCAACTTATTTCGCTCTAATTAAAAGACACGAGCCCAATAAAAAATCACACATAACACGCTGATCGAAAGAGCTCCAATTTTTCAACACTTCTATCAAATCTTACCGCCCAATCAAATGTGGCAATCTCAGTTTATCACACTTATGGAGCGCCTTTTTATGGGGAGAATCTTCCTCATCTGTCGCTTGTTTTCCCCAGCAAAACAATCACAAATCAGGCGGTTAAAAACATATTATCTGCAGTAAGCCGTGTTTACAGCTTAATGCAATGGTATTAAACCTTGTGCGCATATTATGGAATGGCTGTTGCGATTAATTGTGTAGCATAAAAATTGGCTTATGACTACAAAAAATACGAACAAAATAAGAGCATTTGAAAATCAGGAATGGCTCGATTCATTAGAATACCTTATCAAAAATGATGATGATGAACGCGTTACAGAGATTCTTGATATTCTACGAAAGCATGCTTTGGAAAAAGGAATTACAAAAGCACTAAAACTAACAACACCGTATATTAACTCAATCCCGAAATCAGAAGAAACTGACTACCCTGGAGATAGAGATCTGGAGCGAAAAATAAAAAGCATCATTCGCTGGAATGCCATGGCTATGGTGGTTCAGGCCAATAAAAAAAACGATGGAATTGGCGGTCATATATCAACTTACGCATCGGCAGCCACCCTTTACGAAGTAGCATTTAATCATTTTTTCAGAGGTGGCGATAACGGAGATCCTGCCGACCTTATTTATTTTCAGGGACATGCCTCGCCGGGAATTTATGCGCGTTCATTTCTTGAAGGGCGTTTTTCGGAAAAAATGCTCGAAAACTTTAGAAAAGAACTAAAACCCGATGGCGGTTTGTCATCCTATCCGCACCCGCGATTGATGAAAGATTACTGGCAATTCCCAACCGTTTCGATGGGTCTTGGGCCTATTATGGCGATTTATCAGGCTCGTTTTAATAAATATCTACAAGATAAAGGATTGCTGGACAATGAAGGACAAAAAGTTTGGGCATTTCTTGGCGATGGAGAAATGGATGAACCCGAATCGCTTGGTGCACTAACGCTAGCTTCGCGTGAAGAATTGGACAATTTAATTTTTGTTGTTAATTGCAATTTGCAACGGCTTGA
It includes:
- a CDS encoding response regulator transcription factor, whose amino-acid sequence is MEKTTITIVDDHKIFRDGLILLLRNFDFVSVVGQAANGQEFLGLIENEAPDIVFMDINMPKMNGIEATKQALQKYPDIKVIALTSFADDEYIEQMISAGVEGYMLKRSNIEDFEKAIKKVADGGSYFSSEIIKVISRNLYKDKERKLGEQLLSNLTSREKEILNLICKGLNNEQIAELINLSPKTVEKHKSNLFQKTATFNTVNLVIYAFKNQLISL